One window of the Candidatus Methanoperedens sp. genome contains the following:
- a CDS encoding anaerobic ribonucleoside-triphosphate reductase activating protein yields MKLIFSGVVIPVSTIDWYGRSVTVVFFNGCNFKCLYCSNNKFIEVSNQRLEPLYKGGNVVNIEEIEKNILDSRPFISAVVFSGGEPTAHPLELEHLAKFVKEQGLLVGIETNGYYPERLRRLIEAKLVDKVFLDIKSPPDDVLRYSMITGGIKDAGEHALKTLDLKGVDIEVRTTVFRSFCEVPGFISGIASTLAGHSCTYVIQQGIPEYAPDEKLRNEKPITRDELEALARKVSFLKDVRIRTREKGEEKIT; encoded by the coding sequence ATGAAATTGATTTTTAGTGGTGTAGTGATCCCGGTGTCGACGATAGACTGGTACGGGAGGTCTGTTACCGTCGTGTTCTTCAACGGATGTAATTTTAAATGCCTTTATTGTTCCAACAATAAATTTATTGAAGTGTCGAACCAGAGACTTGAGCCGCTCTACAAGGGAGGGAACGTAGTCAATATCGAAGAAATTGAGAAAAATATCCTTGATTCAAGACCTTTCATAAGTGCGGTGGTATTCTCAGGGGGTGAACCCACAGCGCATCCTTTGGAACTGGAGCATCTTGCGAAATTCGTGAAGGAACAGGGTCTGCTTGTGGGCATTGAGACAAACGGATACTATCCTGAACGCCTGAGGAGATTGATCGAGGCAAAACTCGTTGATAAGGTTTTCCTCGATATCAAATCCCCGCCTGATGATGTCTTGAGATACAGCATGATCACAGGAGGAATTAAAGACGCAGGTGAACATGCTCTCAAGACTCTGGATCTCAAGGGTGTTGATATTGAGGTCAGGACGACAGTTTTTCGGTCCTTTTGTGAGGTTCCGGGATTTATTTCCGGGATTGCCAGTACTCTTGCAGGACATAGTTGCACTTATGTCATCCAGCAGGGCATCCCCGAATATGCACCGGATGAAAAATTACGCAACGAGAAGCCTATTACCAGGGATGAACTTGAAGCTCTTGCCCGAAAAGTTTCTTTCTTGAAGGATGTAAGGATAAGGACCAGGGAAAAAGGGGAAGAAAAGATAACTTAG
- a CDS encoding phasin family protein — MSEMSEMFKKMGLFGIGVISLTQEKAEEFTQEMIKQGEISRDEGKKFVKEVLSQKEQQVKDLEDKINAKVKETMEKSGVVMKSDLEALERKIDSLEKTVKSLSKK, encoded by the coding sequence ATGTCAGAAATGTCGGAGATGTTTAAGAAAATGGGATTGTTCGGCATCGGGGTAATTTCCCTGACACAGGAAAAAGCCGAAGAATTTACCCAGGAAATGATAAAACAAGGGGAAATTAGCAGGGACGAAGGTAAGAAATTCGTCAAAGAGGTCCTATCCCAGAAGGAACAGCAGGTCAAAGATCTTGAAGATAAGATCAATGCAAAAGTCAAAGAGACAATGGAAAAGAGCGGGGTTGTAATGAAAAGCGATCTTGAAGCTCTTGAGCGGAAGATCGATTCCCTTGAAAAAACAGTCAAATCCCTCTCAAAAAAATAA
- a CDS encoding cofactor-independent phosphoglycerate mutase — translation MKYIILIGDGMADYAIPELGDLTPLQAANKPNMDFIAKHGRNGTARTVPDDKPPGSDVANLCIMGYDPERYYSGRGPLEAASIGVDLQKDDIAFRCNLITEKNGLLADYSSGHISSDEARVLINAVDNELGGNCKFHPGVSYRHLLVMKKGERAVCTPPHDVVGQPVDDVLPRGEDSGILIDLIRASKSILESHEINIKRKKNGKNMANLIWPWGQGKAPDMPTFRELYGLSGSIISAVDLLKGIGKYAGLEVIDVPGATGYLDTNFAGKAAYALESLKERDFVLVHVEAPDEAGHMGNIEAKIKAIEDFDEKVVGGMLNELAGFGDYRILVLPDHPTPLSIRTHTRDPVPFALYSSNESADYVDRFDEFAAKEGVFGLVEGHKLMKLLVK, via the coding sequence ATGAAATACATCATTCTCATTGGCGATGGAATGGCTGATTATGCCATACCAGAACTTGGCGATCTCACACCCCTACAGGCTGCCAACAAGCCGAATATGGATTTTATCGCCAAGCACGGCAGGAACGGCACTGCGAGAACAGTTCCAGATGATAAGCCGCCCGGGAGCGATGTGGCTAACCTGTGTATAATGGGGTACGACCCAGAAAGATATTATTCGGGGCGGGGGCCACTTGAAGCTGCAAGCATAGGTGTAGATCTTCAAAAGGATGACATTGCGTTCCGATGCAACCTGATCACTGAAAAGAACGGATTGCTGGCGGATTATAGTTCAGGCCATATCTCAAGTGATGAAGCGCGGGTGCTTATCAATGCTGTGGACAATGAACTTGGAGGAAATTGTAAGTTTCATCCGGGCGTGAGTTACAGGCATTTACTGGTAATGAAAAAGGGGGAGAGGGCTGTATGTACCCCGCCCCATGATGTGGTCGGACAGCCGGTAGATGATGTCCTGCCCAGGGGTGAAGATTCCGGGATCCTGATCGACCTTATCAGGGCATCGAAATCCATCCTTGAGAGCCATGAGATAAACATCAAGAGAAAAAAAAATGGGAAGAACATGGCGAACCTTATATGGCCCTGGGGGCAGGGAAAGGCGCCAGATATGCCTACATTCAGGGAGCTTTATGGATTATCGGGTTCGATTATCTCGGCTGTGGACCTGTTGAAAGGGATCGGGAAGTATGCAGGTCTGGAAGTCATAGATGTTCCCGGCGCTACAGGATACCTGGACACCAATTTCGCAGGTAAAGCTGCATATGCGCTTGAATCCCTTAAGGAGCGCGATTTTGTCCTTGTTCATGTGGAGGCGCCCGATGAGGCGGGGCATATGGGGAACATAGAAGCGAAGATCAAGGCCATCGAGGATTTCGATGAGAAAGTCGTTGGTGGGATGCTTAATGAACTTGCCGGGTTCGGAGATTACAGGATCCTTGTTTTGCCTGATCACCCCACACCCCTTTCCATCAGGACGCATACAAGAGACCCTGTTCCTTTCGCGCTCTATTCTTCGAATGAAAGCGCTGATTACGTGGACAGGTTCGATGAGTTTGCGGCGAAAGAGGGTGTTTTCGGGCTTGTTGAGGGGCATAAGTTGATGAAGCTGCTTGTGAAGTAA
- the purN gene encoding phosphoribosylglycinamide formyltransferase, producing the protein MNLAVLVSGRGSNLQAIIDSINSGYVKARITVVISDNEYAYALGRARKHGIESFFIDPKRFASKELFEEDVLRVIKEHRADLVLLAGYMRIIGKTLLDAYKDRILNIHPALLPAFQGLHAQEQAFDYGVKVSGCTVHFVDEALDGGPIILQRCVEVKEDDTAEKLANRILALEHKIYPEAVKLFVENRLQIEGRKVRIIKS; encoded by the coding sequence ATGAATCTAGCAGTGCTCGTGTCAGGAAGAGGTTCAAATCTTCAGGCGATCATAGATAGTATCAATAGTGGATATGTGAAGGCGCGGATCACAGTAGTAATAAGCGACAATGAATATGCATATGCTCTCGGGAGGGCACGGAAGCATGGCATTGAATCTTTTTTCATAGATCCAAAGAGATTCGCATCAAAGGAATTGTTCGAGGAAGATGTCCTCAGGGTTATAAAAGAACATCGCGCTGACCTTGTACTGCTTGCGGGATACATGAGGATAATTGGGAAAACCCTGCTCGACGCATACAAGGATCGAATACTCAACATCCATCCAGCCCTGCTTCCTGCTTTTCAGGGGCTTCATGCGCAAGAGCAGGCTTTTGATTATGGCGTGAAAGTATCGGGATGCACTGTGCATTTTGTGGATGAGGCTCTCGATGGAGGCCCCATAATCCTTCAGAGATGTGTTGAAGTGAAGGAAGACGACACGGCTGAGAAGCTGGCTAACAGGATACTCGCGCTGGAACACAAGATTTATCCCGAAGCTGTGAAATTATTCGTCGAAAATCGATTGCAGATAGAAGGAAGAAAAGTGAGAATCATAAAATCTTAA
- a CDS encoding beta-propeller domain-containing protein — MVKRMLLVGIMLFISAVVFTGCLDNKKVDVNVTKDSVIQNSNTKVLNISGFETTQGLKKFSSVQEIRDFLNTNANSQNYNTFGTVLDIRGNMAMVTPTPALMTGYINGVAIPAAPPTGGATPISKEAISVPSAGGQGTADYSKTNIQVEGVDEADFVKNDGKYIYVISQNKLVIVDAYPAEKASILSETEIPGRPKDLFINGDRLVVFTENDHQVTLYPEYEYRPIQRYTQNTSALVYDISDRTKPEQVESYDINGNYFQSRMIGDYVYFIVKDSVYYYANVVDVPAIRQGSGRIMIPDVYYFDNPEQNYVFHTIASINIRSKGINAKSFMMGYSDNLYVSSNSIYLTYNKNLPYMYYQKEQEERFYNVIVPLLPKDVQDKIRGIKDSKLNSQEKWDNISSILEENYNRMSEIEKNEYFSNIEKAVEEYEVKQAQEREKTVIQKISIDKGDIEYRAKGEVPGSLLNQFSMDESGDYFRVATTTQFWTGHGSVQYNNVYVMDGELNITGKLEEIAPDERIYSTRFIGNRLYMVTFKRMDPLFVIDLANPEKPDILGKLMIPGFSDYLHPYDENHIIGVGKETGDNEWGGVSIKGVKLSLFDVSDVNNPKQLDKYEIGTAGTDSEALRDHRAFLFDRKKNLLVIPIREVSEDRVYGKYGDYYNRQKVWQGAYVFGITPEDGFKLKGKISHLDDYEDQNYYWNSPSAVRRSLYMDDVLYTISARMILMNNLSDMSKIKGIDLPFEINKYYNYMWN; from the coding sequence ATGGTAAAGAGAATGCTTTTGGTAGGCATAATGCTGTTTATTAGCGCAGTGGTTTTCACTGGATGCCTGGATAATAAAAAGGTAGACGTTAACGTTACAAAAGATTCTGTTATACAAAATTCAAATACAAAAGTCTTGAACATATCTGGATTTGAGACCACACAGGGTCTTAAAAAATTCTCCTCGGTCCAGGAGATCCGGGATTTTCTCAATACGAACGCTAACAGTCAAAATTATAACACATTTGGAACTGTTCTTGATATACGGGGGAATATGGCTATGGTGACCCCAACACCTGCATTGATGACCGGATATATTAATGGCGTGGCAATACCAGCTGCACCGCCGACCGGAGGAGCAACGCCTATTTCGAAGGAAGCCATATCAGTCCCATCGGCAGGCGGCCAGGGAACAGCCGACTATTCAAAAACGAACATCCAGGTTGAGGGAGTGGACGAGGCTGATTTCGTAAAGAACGATGGCAAGTATATCTATGTTATTTCACAAAATAAACTGGTCATCGTTGATGCATATCCGGCTGAGAAAGCAAGTATTCTTTCCGAGACTGAAATACCGGGAAGGCCCAAAGATCTTTTCATTAATGGAGACAGGCTTGTGGTTTTCACAGAGAACGACCATCAGGTGACGCTTTATCCCGAATATGAATACAGACCTATACAGAGATATACCCAGAATACGAGCGCATTGGTCTATGATATCTCGGACAGGACAAAACCTGAGCAGGTGGAGAGTTATGACATCAATGGGAATTACTTCCAGTCACGGATGATAGGTGATTACGTATATTTCATAGTAAAGGACAGCGTTTATTATTACGCCAACGTCGTTGATGTCCCTGCGATCAGGCAGGGTTCAGGGAGAATTATGATACCTGACGTGTATTATTTCGATAATCCCGAACAGAATTATGTATTCCACACGATCGCATCCATCAACATAAGATCAAAAGGAATTAATGCAAAATCATTCATGATGGGCTATTCTGACAACCTGTATGTTTCCAGCAACAGTATTTACTTGACATACAACAAGAACCTTCCGTATATGTATTACCAGAAGGAGCAGGAGGAGAGGTTCTATAATGTTATCGTGCCGCTGCTTCCAAAAGATGTTCAGGATAAGATTAGAGGAATAAAAGACAGCAAGCTCAATTCCCAGGAAAAGTGGGACAACATCTCATCCATACTGGAAGAAAATTACAACCGCATGTCTGAAATAGAGAAAAATGAATATTTCAGCAATATTGAAAAGGCGGTTGAGGAATATGAAGTAAAACAGGCGCAGGAAAGGGAGAAGACAGTCATCCAGAAGATAAGTATCGATAAGGGGGATATTGAATACAGGGCAAAAGGGGAAGTGCCAGGCAGCCTGCTAAACCAGTTCTCCATGGACGAATCCGGGGATTATTTCAGGGTTGCCACAACAACGCAGTTCTGGACAGGACATGGATCTGTGCAATACAACAATGTTTACGTGATGGATGGAGAACTCAACATAACCGGGAAACTGGAAGAGATAGCGCCGGATGAGAGGATATACTCGACCCGATTCATAGGAAACAGACTTTATATGGTAACCTTTAAGCGGATGGATCCATTGTTCGTAATAGACCTTGCGAACCCTGAAAAACCTGATATACTCGGGAAACTCATGATACCAGGTTTTTCCGACTATTTGCACCCGTACGATGAAAACCATATCATTGGGGTGGGCAAGGAAACAGGAGATAACGAATGGGGCGGAGTATCCATAAAGGGTGTTAAGCTTTCCCTGTTTGATGTTTCAGATGTCAATAATCCAAAGCAGCTTGACAAATACGAGATCGGCACTGCTGGCACTGATTCTGAGGCGCTGAGAGACCACAGGGCATTCCTCTTTGACAGGAAGAAGAACCTGCTCGTGATCCCGATAAGGGAAGTTTCTGAGGATCGCGTATATGGAAAGTATGGCGACTACTACAACAGGCAGAAAGTATGGCAGGGCGCCTATGTTTTCGGGATTACCCCTGAGGACGGGTTCAAGCTGAAAGGCAAAATCTCGCATCTGGATGACTACGAGGACCAGAACTATTACTGGAACTCACCCAGCGCAGTAAGGAGATCGTTATACATGGATGATGTGCTTTACACCATCTCTGCACGAATGATCCTTATGAACAACCTAAGTGACATGAGCAAGATAAAAGGCATTGACCTGCCATTTGAGATCAATAAATACTATAATTACATGTGGAATTGA
- a CDS encoding YkgJ family cysteine cluster protein, producing MVMIHILENVEKWTCEYKKCGAKCCIPGIQLTVADIKMIKALGYSPDDFLDFDEAKQVFRIKEKDGRCFFQGKKLECMIRENEPLVCRLLPFKIMEVSYSDEPIMRLKPVVDCPGEGHGKKIDKKKIEADAASFIRENQKLIRDMRTKGKKGVMVEL from the coding sequence ATGGTCATGATCCATATCCTTGAAAATGTCGAAAAGTGGACATGCGAATACAAAAAATGCGGCGCAAAATGCTGCATACCTGGTATCCAGCTTACCGTGGCAGATATAAAAATGATAAAGGCGCTCGGATATTCGCCGGACGATTTCCTGGATTTTGATGAGGCGAAGCAGGTCTTCAGGATAAAAGAAAAGGATGGCAGGTGCTTTTTCCAGGGCAAAAAACTTGAATGCATGATACGGGAGAATGAGCCCCTTGTCTGCCGTCTGCTCCCCTTCAAGATCATGGAAGTCTCGTATTCCGATGAACCTATAATGCGCCTTAAACCAGTAGTTGACTGTCCAGGTGAGGGACATGGTAAGAAAATAGATAAAAAGAAAATCGAAGCTGATGCAGCCTCGTTCATTCGTGAAAATCAAAAACTTATCAGGGATATGAGGACAAAAGGTAAAAAAGGAGTTATGGTGGAACTCTAA
- a CDS encoding AarF/ABC1/UbiB kinase family protein, producing MSLLNKGVAYAKRYREIVDVLIRHGFGYLVDRFGLRPFRSFREKVFGPRPLREQLLVLSEAERLRLALEELGTTFIKFGQILSTRHDLIPPEYIEELSKLQDRVPPFEFAEVKKVIEREFGKNIEEIFLSFDPEPLAAASIGQVHRARLAGGEEVAVKVMRPGVEDVIQTDLAILMSLAKFAEKHIKESKFFNPVGFVDEFSRIIRQEIDYAHEAQNAERFYVNFKGSTTVKIPKVYWSYVTKHVMTQEYSEGIKISDIKQIEAMGLDRRKISMDLANAYLKMIFEDRFYHADPHPGNILVSQEGVVIFLDFGMAGHIDPVLHENLANLIIAIKINDVDFLMEALAEMGLIRDEGGESPILRIGLEEILNKYYDLSSKFIDPTAFLRDIIDLFAKNRGKIPTNLMLLSKTLFIRDEISRKLDPEHNFGELTEPYVKRMLEERAKATHILKETEIVVSDLIHLIKIFPKKFSHILTKVEKGMLKFELEHQGLETYVEELDIISNRLSFSMIISALIVGSSLIIQTGMAPRIWGVPVLGIFGFLLAGFLGMGLLFSILRSGKW from the coding sequence GTGAGCCTTCTGAATAAGGGCGTTGCCTACGCCAAGAGATATCGGGAAATCGTCGATGTTTTGATAAGGCATGGCTTTGGTTATCTCGTGGACAGGTTTGGACTTCGTCCTTTCCGCTCGTTTCGGGAGAAAGTATTCGGGCCAAGGCCTCTCAGAGAACAGTTGCTCGTATTATCGGAAGCAGAACGATTGCGTCTTGCTTTAGAAGAGCTCGGGACCACATTTATCAAGTTCGGGCAGATACTGAGCACGCGTCATGATCTTATACCTCCTGAATATATAGAAGAGCTCTCCAAGCTGCAGGACCGTGTTCCACCTTTTGAATTTGCAGAGGTAAAAAAAGTGATCGAAAGGGAGTTTGGGAAAAATATTGAAGAGATTTTTTTATCATTCGATCCAGAACCTCTTGCTGCGGCTTCGATTGGGCAGGTCCATCGTGCCAGGCTTGCTGGAGGTGAAGAAGTTGCAGTTAAGGTGATGCGCCCTGGCGTGGAAGATGTCATCCAAACCGACCTTGCTATTTTGATGAGCCTTGCAAAATTCGCCGAAAAGCATATAAAAGAAAGTAAATTTTTCAATCCAGTCGGGTTCGTGGATGAATTTTCTCGCATAATAAGGCAAGAAATCGATTATGCCCATGAAGCCCAGAATGCGGAAAGGTTTTACGTCAACTTTAAAGGGAGCACGACAGTCAAAATCCCAAAGGTATACTGGAGTTATGTAACAAAACACGTTATGACCCAGGAATATTCGGAAGGCATCAAGATCTCTGATATCAAACAAATCGAGGCAATGGGGCTTGACAGGAGAAAAATCTCAATGGATCTTGCGAACGCATATCTAAAAATGATATTCGAAGACCGTTTTTATCATGCCGACCCCCACCCTGGCAATATTCTGGTCTCCCAGGAGGGAGTCGTTATCTTCCTCGATTTCGGGATGGCGGGTCACATCGACCCAGTACTTCATGAAAACCTTGCCAATCTCATAATAGCAATTAAGATAAATGATGTAGATTTCCTCATGGAAGCCCTTGCAGAAATGGGATTGATCAGAGATGAGGGAGGTGAAAGCCCAATACTCAGAATAGGACTTGAAGAAATTTTGAATAAATATTACGATCTATCCTCTAAATTCATAGACCCGACTGCGTTCTTACGCGATATAATTGATTTGTTTGCAAAAAATAGAGGAAAGATACCCACAAATCTCATGCTGCTATCAAAAACGCTTTTCATAAGGGATGAAATCAGCCGCAAACTTGACCCCGAACATAATTTTGGGGAGTTGACCGAGCCTTATGTTAAAAGGATGCTTGAAGAGCGGGCCAAAGCTACTCATATATTGAAAGAAACTGAAATAGTGGTAAGTGACCTTATCCATTTAATTAAAATTTTTCCAAAGAAATTCAGTCATATACTTACTAAAGTGGAAAAGGGAATGCTGAAATTTGAACTGGAACACCAGGGTCTTGAGACATATGTCGAGGAACTGGATATAATAAGCAACAGGCTCTCATTCAGTATGATAATTTCTGCGCTTATAGTTGGTTCATCTCTTATTATTCAGACTGGTATGGCACCACGCATCTGGGGTGTGCCGGTGCTCGGGATTTTCGGGTTTTTGCTTGCAGGTTTTTTGGGGATGGGATTGCTTTTTTCGATACTACGCTCTGGTAAGTGGTAG
- a CDS encoding 1,4-dihydroxy-6-naphthoate synthase yields the protein MKKISLGYSPCPNDTFIFYALVHKKVKGDIEFSEILRDVETLNKMALQKKLDVTKASFSAFGLLRKDYCLLHSGSALGRGCGPLIVARNQGSDLKTIAIPGKMTTAYFLLRLFAPHLKNVIEMPFDRILNAVSLGKVDAGLIIHEGRFTYPRYGLVQILDLGELWEKETGMPIPLGGIFAKRELGAKVIGEIDFLLKKSVEFAFRNRPLTREYIKKNAQEMENDVIGQHISLYVNEYTLDIADGIVAVEKLLTTAEELHLIPGSRFPLFID from the coding sequence ATGAAGAAGATCTCATTAGGTTATTCTCCGTGTCCCAATGACACGTTCATCTTTTATGCGCTGGTGCATAAAAAAGTGAAAGGGGATATTGAGTTTTCAGAAATACTGCGTGACGTCGAAACCCTGAACAAGATGGCCCTGCAAAAAAAGCTGGACGTTACCAAAGCCTCATTTAGTGCCTTTGGCCTGTTGAGGAAGGATTACTGTCTTCTTCATTCTGGCAGCGCGCTTGGGAGAGGGTGCGGGCCGCTGATCGTGGCCAGGAATCAGGGCTCTGACCTGAAAACTATAGCTATTCCCGGGAAGATGACCACGGCTTATTTTCTTTTAAGGTTATTTGCGCCACATTTAAAAAATGTGATCGAGATGCCTTTTGATCGCATACTGAACGCAGTAAGTCTGGGAAAGGTGGACGCAGGTCTGATCATCCATGAAGGGCGGTTCACTTACCCCAGATACGGTCTTGTGCAGATACTGGACCTCGGTGAATTGTGGGAGAAAGAAACAGGTATGCCTATACCTCTCGGCGGAATATTCGCAAAAAGAGAGCTGGGCGCAAAAGTAATAGGTGAAATCGATTTTCTGCTCAAAAAGAGTGTCGAGTTTGCATTCCGGAATCGCCCACTTACGCGAGAATATATTAAAAAAAATGCACAGGAAATGGAGAATGATGTGATAGGCCAGCACATAAGCCTTTACGTGAATGAATATACGCTGGACATTGCGGATGGCATAGTGGCTGTTGAGAAGCTATTAACGACGGCTGAGGAATTGCATTTGATTCCAGGGTCCCGTTTTCCGTTATTTATTGATTAG
- the mqnB gene encoding futalosine hydrolase, with translation MNLALITPTPLESKELRREIEPRPGEELKVIYEGKLHGKAVILTHSGVGKVNAAHSTTLILENYDIGCLVLFGIGGAYSKSIGDIAIAESENYGEEGVMTREGWKSMEFTGFPLLKNEREYYNTFPMDAGLKEHAIKASKEAGFNAMIGNFVTVSQCSGTRESGELLMKRFDGICENMEGAAVAHICALYRIPMIEIRGISNIIEDRDLKKWNIPLAVSNCNKVVIEFVKRLK, from the coding sequence ATGAATCTTGCACTGATCACGCCCACACCCCTTGAATCAAAAGAACTGAGGCGAGAGATTGAACCCCGACCAGGTGAAGAGCTCAAAGTCATTTATGAAGGGAAATTGCATGGAAAAGCTGTTATCCTTACACATTCCGGGGTAGGCAAGGTAAATGCAGCGCATTCCACAACTTTAATTCTCGAAAATTACGATATAGGCTGTTTGGTCCTTTTCGGTATCGGGGGAGCATATTCAAAAAGCATTGGTGATATTGCCATTGCGGAAAGCGAAAATTACGGCGAGGAAGGAGTAATGACAAGGGAAGGCTGGAAATCCATGGAATTCACAGGATTCCCTTTGCTGAAGAATGAAAGAGAATATTACAATACTTTTCCTATGGACGCAGGGCTGAAAGAGCATGCAATCAAAGCCTCTAAAGAGGCAGGTTTTAATGCAATGATCGGCAATTTTGTAACTGTATCGCAATGTTCGGGAACGCGTGAAAGCGGGGAACTCCTGATGAAGCGTTTTGATGGCATATGCGAGAATATGGAAGGAGCTGCCGTGGCGCATATTTGTGCTCTCTACAGGATTCCCATGATCGAGATCAGGGGTATAAGCAACATCATCGAGGATAGAGACCTGAAAAAATGGAATATACCGCTGGCAGTCTCAAACTGCAATAAGGTTGTAATTGAATTTGTCAAAAGGTTAAAATGA